The Bacillota bacterium genome contains a region encoding:
- a CDS encoding FAD-binding oxidoreductase: MFDKAAEELRKILHSDQIVSTDNSLIIKPGSAEDVSAVLKVANRTKTPVRPKGGGSGWWSSTKPPENGILLQMTAMDKIIKIDEDLLTVTAQAGITYSALEKALSEKGFQVKIFPESSRMATLGGHIQTWGTSPYSSSFYEDQSTQLLGLKVVLPTGEIISTGSGAVPTSPGQYHRRFFPADLTGLFTGSEGAFGVITEVTLKIHHNPESIITRVIGFRETDKAVSLMTRLQNSQRSGEILTLVEQRWVSRQVVIDVVPRMADRLPENINIYLVVRTEGSKKDAAEHMEQVSEVCREVGEQMFQEEIPEWWEGKYDKSAAALVGKGPRVMIVAMTPFKLIPRVLSIIEQYSADYNLDLKLFGYPFGGPVFLAHTVFPWVAGKPETRETAQHQARTVMKELIEIGCVPHRVGSDFLPVINDMLDPEYRQFIRKLKEMLDPNGIMNPGVVVEN; encoded by the coding sequence ATGTTTGACAAAGCAGCAGAAGAACTTAGAAAAATATTGCATTCAGATCAAATCGTGTCAACTGATAATTCTTTGATTATCAAACCAGGCTCGGCCGAGGACGTGTCGGCAGTATTAAAAGTAGCCAATCGAACCAAGACACCTGTCAGGCCAAAAGGTGGTGGTTCAGGTTGGTGGTCCAGCACCAAACCTCCTGAAAACGGCATACTATTACAGATGACGGCTATGGATAAAATCATCAAGATAGATGAAGATTTGTTAACTGTCACTGCCCAGGCTGGCATTACCTATTCTGCACTGGAAAAAGCCCTTTCGGAAAAAGGTTTCCAGGTAAAAATCTTTCCGGAGAGCAGCAGAATGGCTACATTGGGCGGGCACATTCAAACCTGGGGAACCAGCCCTTATTCCAGCAGTTTTTATGAAGACCAGTCTACACAACTATTGGGATTGAAAGTCGTATTACCCACAGGGGAAATTATATCAACCGGGAGCGGTGCTGTACCCACATCACCGGGGCAATATCACCGACGATTTTTCCCTGCCGACCTAACCGGTTTATTTACCGGCTCGGAAGGTGCTTTCGGAGTTATAACTGAAGTCACCCTGAAAATTCATCACAATCCAGAATCTATTATCACCCGTGTAATCGGGTTTAGAGAAACAGATAAAGCAGTAAGTCTGATGACCCGCCTGCAGAATAGTCAAAGATCGGGAGAGATATTGACCCTGGTTGAACAACGCTGGGTATCAAGGCAGGTTGTTATTGATGTTGTACCCCGGATGGCAGACAGATTACCTGAAAATATTAATATTTATTTGGTCGTCAGAACCGAGGGCAGTAAAAAAGATGCGGCTGAACATATGGAGCAGGTTTCCGAAGTTTGCAGAGAAGTCGGAGAACAAATGTTTCAAGAGGAAATCCCCGAGTGGTGGGAAGGAAAATATGATAAATCAGCAGCAGCCCTGGTTGGAAAAGGACCGAGGGTTATGATTGTAGCCATGACCCCCTTTAAACTTATTCCCCGTGTTTTGTCAATTATTGAACAATACAGTGCAGACTATAATCTTGACCTCAAGCTGTTCGGTTATCCCTTTGGCGGTCCCGTTTTTCTGGCTCACACTGTTTTCCCCTGGGTTGCCGGCAAGCCGGAAACGAGGGAAACTGCCCAACATCAGGCAAGAACGGTAATGAAGGAACTGATCGAGATTGGCTGTGTACCTCACCGGGTGGGCAGTGACTTTCTGCCTGTTATCAACGATATGCTCGACCCAGAATACCGGCAATTCATCAGGAAACTGAAAGAAATGCTTGATCCAAATGGAATAATGAACCCCGGAGTAGTGGTTGAAAATTGA